A portion of the Corynebacterium occultum genome contains these proteins:
- a CDS encoding G protein-coupled receptor family protein, which produces MRIPGGDELSSIVSLVADIPAIRPLSWPGAMLSGGAERCLSTLRPLPHRCREAVRIGAVQYPQLLEYKVPGAARQSMPPITAYIEK; this is translated from the coding sequence ATGCGTATCCCCGGAGGCGATGAGTTATCCTCCATCGTATCGCTGGTGGCGGATATCCCCGCGATCCGACCCCTGAGCTGGCCCGGCGCGATGCTCTCGGGGGGGGCGGAAAGATGCTTATCGACGCTGCGCCCCCTTCCGCACCGGTGCAGGGAGGCCGTCAGGATCGGTGCCGTGCAATATCCGCAGCTCCTGGAGTACAAGGTCCCCGGAGCTGCGAGACAGTCCATGCCGCCGATCACTGCGTATATCGAGAAGTAG
- the fmt gene encoding methionyl-tRNA formyltransferase: MRLVFAGTPEPAVVALQRLLDSEHEIAAVITRPDARKGRGRTLHPSPVSALAQEHGIEVLAPSTLKPGTEDGEALRARLREIAPDCIPVVAYGNLVTEDLLDLPIHGWVNLHFSLLPAWRGAAPVQAAINAGDDITGASTFRIEKGLDTGPVLGTVTERIRDTDTADDLLTRLAYSGADLLVATMDGLEAGQIQPQPQQGEASYATKITTEDARITWSNPDFAVDRHIRAHTPGPGAWTLLGEERFKIGTAPRVKDTELTDELKGLAPGVVLVNKDSVHVGTGTTPLRLDRIQPPGKKMMAAADWARGRENTDGMIFQ, from the coding sequence ATGCGTCTAGTTTTCGCCGGCACCCCGGAACCCGCTGTGGTGGCACTGCAGCGGCTGCTTGACTCCGAGCATGAGATTGCCGCCGTGATCACCAGGCCTGATGCCCGCAAGGGCCGTGGTCGCACCCTGCACCCTTCGCCGGTCTCCGCACTGGCGCAGGAGCACGGTATTGAGGTGCTCGCCCCGAGCACCCTGAAGCCCGGCACCGAGGACGGGGAAGCCCTGCGTGCCCGCCTCCGCGAGATCGCACCGGACTGCATCCCGGTGGTGGCCTACGGCAACCTGGTCACCGAGGATCTACTGGATCTGCCCATCCATGGGTGGGTGAACCTGCACTTCTCCCTGCTCCCGGCCTGGCGCGGTGCCGCCCCGGTGCAGGCCGCGATCAACGCCGGTGATGACATCACCGGCGCCAGCACCTTCCGCATCGAGAAGGGGCTGGACACCGGTCCGGTGCTGGGGACCGTCACTGAGCGGATCCGCGACACCGATACCGCCGATGACCTGCTGACCCGCCTGGCCTACTCCGGCGCGGACCTGCTGGTGGCCACCATGGACGGCCTGGAAGCCGGCCAGATCCAGCCCCAGCCCCAGCAGGGTGAGGCCAGCTACGCCACCAAGATCACCACCGAGGATGCACGCATCACCTGGTCCAACCCGGACTTTGCGGTGGATCGACACATTCGTGCCCACACCCCGGGTCCAGGTGCGTGGACCCTGCTGGGTGAAGAGCGCTTCAAGATCGGCACCGCCCCGAGAGTCAAGGACACCGAACTGACTGATGAGCTTAAGGGTCTGGCTCCGGGTGTGGTACTGGTGAACAAGGACTCGGTGCACGTGGGCACCGGAACCACCCCGCTGCGCCTGGATCGTATCCAGCCCCCGGGCAAGAAGATGATGGCCGCGGCCGATTGGGCCCGGGGTCGCGAAAACACGGATGGGATGATTTTTCAATGA
- a CDS encoding PRC and DUF2382 domain-containing protein, giving the protein MDKRDIHDLTTATAYDRDGEKLGSVKQVYVNDSTGQPDFVEVGHGLFGMSSSLVPLRGHQLSGQDLRLAFSKDRIKDAPNIEDDTHLSEEDHDLIYRHYELEGAENLETYNADFRDNERDLGTDRAAAGAAGGAAGVGGGAAFDRKHDQRVDAADVRETEQDRLVDRDAAGVAGERADTGQRTDDVDSMVLSEERLNVDKERVETGKVRLRKYVVHDTETVEVPVQREEVHVERTPVDADDTRRGLRGEGLGEDEVSVTLSEEHANVTKETVPVEEVSLSKETVRDTETVHEDVAREELDVDGVDGVDGDIDDPNLRR; this is encoded by the coding sequence ATGGATAAGCGCGATATTCACGACCTCACGACCGCCACCGCCTATGACCGCGACGGGGAGAAGCTGGGCTCCGTCAAACAGGTCTACGTCAATGACTCCACCGGGCAGCCGGATTTCGTAGAGGTCGGCCACGGCCTCTTCGGCATGAGTTCAAGCCTGGTGCCGCTGCGTGGGCACCAGCTCAGCGGCCAAGACCTGCGCCTCGCTTTCAGCAAGGACCGTATCAAGGACGCTCCGAATATTGAGGATGACACCCACCTCTCCGAAGAGGACCACGACCTCATCTACCGTCATTATGAGCTCGAGGGAGCAGAGAACCTCGAGACCTATAACGCTGACTTCCGCGACAACGAGCGTGATCTCGGAACCGACCGGGCCGCCGCTGGTGCTGCCGGAGGCGCCGCTGGTGTCGGCGGGGGCGCCGCCTTCGACCGTAAGCATGACCAGCGTGTTGACGCCGCTGATGTCCGCGAAACCGAACAAGACCGTCTGGTTGACCGGGACGCTGCCGGCGTAGCCGGAGAGCGTGCCGACACCGGGCAGCGCACCGATGACGTTGACTCGATGGTCCTTTCCGAGGAACGCCTGAATGTCGACAAGGAACGGGTGGAGACCGGCAAGGTCCGACTGCGCAAGTACGTCGTCCACGACACCGAGACCGTCGAGGTCCCCGTGCAGCGCGAAGAGGTGCATGTCGAACGCACCCCGGTCGATGCCGATGACACCCGCCGCGGACTGCGTGGCGAAGGCCTCGGCGAGGATGAGGTCTCGGTGACCCTCTCCGAGGAGCATGCCAATGTCACCAAGGAAACCGTACCCGTGGAAGAGGTCAGTCTCTCCAAGGAGACCGTCCGCGACACCGAGACGGTGCACGAGGATGTCGCCCGTGAAGAGCTCGATGTCGACGGTGTCGACGGTGTCGACGGTGATATCG
- a CDS encoding RsmB/NOP family class I SAM-dependent RNA methyltransferase — translation MSQNNSGGGFRSRSRKSRDNSANDPRANGSRENVSDSPRASRGGEEGKSFRSRSSQGSGRDNAGRDNGGRGTASRGERGAERGRGQNVKQGENRGQGGSRPQRGDSRPPKPEPLNIGIDVARTVAYEVLSKVRANDAYANLLLPQLLRQRKLSGSRDAAFATELSYGALRTQGVLDAVIADCSSRPLADIAPEVLDALRLGAYQLLYTRVEPHAAVDTTVRIVEGVGQIHAKGFANAIMRTISRSTPEKWIEKLTPAGEIEGLAFGHAHPTWIAESFAKVIGMEELSAALEADSERPIVHLVARPGEISAEELALSIGAEEGRYSPYAVYLESGDPGELEPVRDGLAAVQDEGSQLIARAVAEAPIEGKDQGRWLDLCAGPGGKAALLGALARIDGAKVDAVEISEHRAELIRRTVGDLPVRIKVGDGRDPGYEPGFDRVLLDAPCSGLGALRRRPEARWRKSESDIAELNELQSQLLDSALKLVRPGGVVIYSTCSPDLRETRDIVDAALASHELEELDAHELVPGMENTGEGKSVQMWPHRHGTDAMFFAVLRKPVS, via the coding sequence ATGAGCCAGAACAACAGTGGTGGGGGCTTCCGTTCCCGTTCCCGCAAGAGCCGTGACAACTCCGCTAATGATCCGCGCGCCAATGGATCGCGGGAAAACGTCAGCGACTCCCCACGGGCTTCCCGTGGCGGGGAGGAGGGAAAGAGCTTCCGGAGCCGTTCTAGTCAAGGTTCAGGACGAGATAATGCAGGACGGGATAATGGGGGACGTGGCACTGCGTCCCGCGGGGAGCGCGGCGCTGAGCGTGGGCGTGGCCAGAACGTGAAACAGGGCGAGAACCGGGGTCAGGGCGGCTCCCGCCCCCAGCGTGGGGACAGCCGGCCCCCGAAGCCTGAACCGTTGAATATCGGCATTGATGTCGCCCGCACCGTGGCCTACGAGGTCCTCTCCAAGGTGCGCGCCAATGACGCCTACGCCAACCTGCTTCTTCCGCAGCTGCTGCGGCAACGCAAGCTGAGCGGGTCCCGGGACGCCGCCTTCGCCACCGAACTGTCCTATGGTGCCCTGCGTACCCAGGGTGTGCTGGACGCGGTGATCGCCGATTGTTCCAGCCGGCCACTGGCCGATATCGCCCCGGAGGTGCTCGATGCCCTTCGCCTGGGCGCCTACCAGCTGCTCTATACCCGTGTGGAACCACATGCCGCGGTGGACACCACCGTCCGCATTGTCGAGGGTGTGGGCCAGATCCACGCCAAGGGTTTCGCCAACGCCATCATGCGCACCATTTCGCGCAGCACCCCGGAGAAGTGGATTGAAAAGCTAACCCCGGCCGGGGAGATCGAGGGGCTGGCCTTCGGCCATGCCCACCCCACCTGGATCGCCGAGTCTTTCGCCAAGGTCATCGGCATGGAGGAGCTTTCGGCCGCCCTGGAAGCCGACTCCGAGCGCCCCATCGTGCACCTGGTGGCCCGCCCCGGTGAGATCAGTGCCGAGGAACTGGCCCTGTCCATCGGCGCGGAGGAGGGGCGTTACTCGCCCTATGCCGTCTATCTCGAGTCCGGCGACCCCGGTGAGCTGGAACCGGTCCGTGATGGCCTGGCCGCAGTGCAGGATGAGGGCAGTCAGCTCATCGCCCGCGCCGTGGCGGAAGCCCCCATCGAAGGAAAAGATCAAGGACGTTGGCTTGATCTTTGCGCTGGCCCGGGCGGTAAGGCCGCGCTGCTCGGCGCCTTGGCGCGTATCGACGGCGCAAAGGTCGATGCCGTGGAGATCTCGGAGCACCGCGCGGAACTGATCCGCCGCACCGTTGGTGACCTGCCGGTCAGGATCAAGGTCGGGGATGGCCGTGACCCTGGCTACGAACCAGGTTTCGACCGTGTGCTCCTCGACGCCCCCTGCTCCGGCCTGGGTGCTCTGCGCCGCCGCCCAGAGGCCCGCTGGCGCAAGTCGGAATCCGATATCGCCGAGCTCAATGAACTCCAGTCACAACTGCTGGACTCCGCACTCAAGCTGGTCCGTCCCGGTGGCGTGGTCATCTACTCCACCTGCTCCCCGGATCTGCGCGAGACCCGGGACATCGTGGATGCCGCTCTGGCCAGCCATGAGCTGGAGGAACTGGATGCCCATGAGTTGGTCCCCGGCATGGAGAACACCGGGGAGGGGAAGTCGGTGCAGATGTGGCCACACCGCCACGGCACCGATGCGATGTTCTTCGCGGTGCTGCGCAAGCCCGTGAGCTAG
- the def gene encoding peptide deformylase — protein sequence MTLRSIRMFGDPVLTTRAEEVTDFDESLATLVEDMLETMDEAGGVGLAANQVGVTRRVFVYDCSHEEGGQRGHIINPVWEAIGEETQTGQEGCLSIPDISQEATRFNTVSLSGQDLNGNPVSLVASGLMARCIQHETDHLDGVLFLKRLNPELRKEAMREIRNSAWFNA from the coding sequence ATGACCCTCCGATCCATCCGTATGTTCGGCGACCCGGTCCTGACCACCCGCGCCGAGGAAGTCACCGACTTCGATGAGTCCCTGGCCACCTTGGTCGAGGACATGCTCGAGACCATGGACGAGGCCGGTGGCGTCGGCCTGGCCGCCAACCAGGTCGGTGTGACCCGACGGGTTTTTGTCTATGACTGCTCCCATGAGGAGGGCGGGCAGCGTGGCCACATCATCAACCCGGTGTGGGAGGCCATAGGTGAGGAGACCCAGACCGGCCAGGAAGGCTGTCTCTCCATCCCGGACATCTCCCAGGAGGCCACCCGTTTCAATACGGTCAGCCTCAGTGGCCAGGACCTCAACGGGAATCCGGTTTCCCTGGTGGCCTCCGGCCTGATGGCGCGGTGTATCCAGCATGAGACCGACCACCTGGACGGGGTGCTCTTCCTCAAGCGGCTGAACCCGGAACTGCGCAAGGAAGCCATGCGTGAGATCCGTAACTCCGCCTGGTTCAACGCTTAA